The Arachidicoccus terrestris genome includes the window ATCCCGTCGAAATTATGAGAGGCGCTCATTCATTTAAGACTAACCAGTAATAAGAATCTTCCTTTCAGTATAAAATATCAATAGGGCGCTTTGACTTAGATTGTCAATGAAGCACCCTATCGATCTATTTGAATGAAACTGCAATCAGGCTAATTTTATTTTCTGAAAGTTAGCAGTAACTGAGTATCCTGATATAAGTATAAATGGTCTGCTGTGATTTTATATTTGTTAACCAGATCCAGATTCCGAATAAACCCAACTTCTATTTTACCGCAGTCTTCGCCCACGCAAGCCATCATGGTAGAAGCTAATGGTCCTAATTTGATATGATGTTTTTTGGTGGTTTTAAAAGGGCCGAAAAAGTTGTTACAACCTGAATAGCCATTTACGCCTTTATCAGAAAAAGTGATATTCAATGGCTTTTTTACATTACAGCCCATTTGGTCTTTTCCGTCCTTGGTAACTAAAATCCAATTATGTAATAAGGCTTGTTTTTCCAAATCTGCATTTTTGGTTGTACCACACCCTGCTGCCAAAAATACGAGGCAAATGCCCATTAGTACTATTGCTGTCTTTTTC containing:
- a CDS encoding META domain-containing protein, which produces MKKTAIVLMGICLVFLAAGCGTTKNADLEKQALLHNWILVTKDGKDQMGCNVKKPLNITFSDKGVNGYSGCNNFFGPFKTTKKHHIKLGPLASTMMACVGEDCGKIEVGFIRNLDLVNKYKITADHLYLYQDTQLLLTFRK